A genomic window from Labrus bergylta chromosome 7, fLabBer1.1, whole genome shotgun sequence includes:
- the ccl35.1 gene encoding chemokine (C-C motif) ligand 35, duplicate 1, with protein sequence MAALHLTLSVFVLLLAVSLNEGMRGVGPKRCCFSFNETPVAKSRVAGYVKTSQRCSNPAILLKTVAGRQLCVRPSAPWVKSLISYLDDKLVPGQTSNL encoded by the exons ATGGCTGCTCTTCATCtcactctgtctgtgtttgtgctgctgctggctgtcaGTCTGAATGAAG GTATGCGTGGTGTGGGACCAAAGAGATGCTGCTTCAGCTTCAATGAGACCCCGGTGGCTAAAAGCAGAGTGGCAGGATATGTCAAGACCAGCCAGCGGTGCTCCAACCCTGCCATCCT gttaAAGACAGTAGCAGGTCGTCAGCTGTGTGTCAGGCCTTCAGCCCCATGGGTGAAGAGTCTCATCAGCTACCTTGATGACAAACTGGTCCCAGGACAAACGTCCAACctgtaa